The Nitrospiria bacterium genome includes a window with the following:
- a CDS encoding C1 family peptidase, which produces MAKERKALPTTKVKTQDLGYGWMPDLPDHRDYLFNAIRVAPAVLPPVVDLRHACSPVENQGALGSCTGNALAGALEFLEKKDKVFFVNLSRLFIYYNERRIEHSTKSDSGAMIRDGIKTLKRQGVCSEKKWPYIISKFAVKPSPVCYKEAVDHQITSYHRLLTVNDMRACLAEGFPFVFGFTVYESFESTAVAHTGLVNMPISGERAIGGHAVLAVGYDDTKRRLLIRNSWGADWGMKGYFTLPYEYVADRDLSDDFWTIRRGERM; this is translated from the coding sequence GCCCGATCTGCCGGACCACCGCGACTATCTCTTCAATGCGATTCGTGTGGCACCGGCGGTCCTCCCTCCGGTCGTCGATTTACGGCATGCCTGTTCGCCTGTCGAAAATCAGGGCGCATTAGGCAGTTGCACCGGCAACGCCCTGGCCGGTGCGCTGGAGTTCTTGGAGAAAAAAGACAAGGTCTTCTTTGTGAACCTGAGTCGGCTTTTTATTTACTACAACGAGCGCCGGATCGAGCATTCGACGAAATCGGACTCCGGGGCGATGATCCGGGACGGGATCAAAACCCTTAAGAGACAAGGGGTCTGTTCGGAGAAGAAATGGCCGTACATTATTTCAAAATTCGCCGTGAAGCCGAGCCCCGTCTGCTATAAAGAAGCGGTGGATCATCAAATTACCTCTTACCATCGTCTCCTCACCGTGAACGATATGCGGGCTTGCCTGGCCGAAGGATTTCCGTTTGTATTCGGTTTTACGGTTTATGAAAGCTTCGAATCCACCGCCGTGGCGCACACCGGCCTCGTGAACATGCCGATATCCGGGGAACGTGCGATCGGCGGACATGCGGTGCTTGCGGTGGGATACGACGATACCAAAAGGAGGCTTCTCATTCGCAATTCCTGGGGCGCCGACTGGGGAATGAAGGGGTATTTTACCTTGCCGTACGAATACGTGGCGGATCGGGATCTTTCGGATGATTTTTGGACCATCCGGCGCGGAGAACGGATGTAG